In a genomic window of Glycine max cultivar Williams 82 chromosome 13, Glycine_max_v4.0, whole genome shotgun sequence:
- the LOC100306056 gene encoding uncharacterized protein LOC100306056 — protein sequence MEEGKVEEMMMMMMEGVASIALLPCGSISGHFIQLPHSICYGLCGTELACERECSRGEDYRLIKLTITDFNTKKEQATVVECKGHDAARFHSIDHAHGWDKDITGMIEPKDGKKRISVSFECETLKAGKAAEDHIRKFMPKLAGLDAVVNIGKMTISGLDFGAEDRDETE from the exons atgg AAGAGGGGAAGGTGGaagagatgatgatgatgatgatggaagGAGTAGCATCAATAGCATTGTTGCCATGTGGCTCTATCTCAGGACACTTCATCCAACTTCCACATTCTATTTGCTATGGCCTTTGTGGCACTG AATTGGCATGTGAAAGGGAATGCAGTAGGGGTGAGGATTATCGCCTCATCAAACTCACAATTACAGATTTCAAT ACGAAGAAAGAACAAGCCACTGTTGTGGAGTGCAAAGGCCATGATGCTGCTCGGTTCCACAGCATTGATCATGCTCATGG TTGGGACAAGGATATCACCGGTATGATTGAACCAAAGGATGGGAAGAAAAGAATCTCAGTTTCATTCGAGTGTGAGACACTGAAAGCTGGGAAAGCAGCTGAAGACCACATCAGGAAGTTCATGCCAAAATTAGCCGGGCTGGATGCTGTTG TTAACATAGGGAAGATGACAATTTCTGGGTTGGATTTTGGAGCGGAGGACAGAGACGAGACTGAgtag
- the LOC100775676 gene encoding EID1-like F-box protein 2-like, translated as MILTKQYRCVHSASCQCTKGHLSEDVIFLVFQHLNWNPKLIAALSCVCKWFDDLSKQVLWKEFCKTRAPKMMLDLQSSGSHSVDGNWRALGKLLIFCSGCRQGSLFNNVQVPGHFVNKTRFSRTSGKSFLMPQCINDVLYVSDPCEHIGQSEEGDLGFFRGIFKSFASSNVRRMLINRGAQLHQTEICPYCKAKLWSMLQANMIPQTASCRLGSYEDYTEYYVCLNGHLLGVCTLLPLSDSEDVSEE; from the coding sequence ATGATTCTCACAAAGCAGTATCGATGCGTACATTCAGCTAGCTGTCAATGCACCAAGGGTCATTTAAGTGAAGATGTGATATTCTTGGTGTTTCAGCATTTGAATTGGAACCCGAAGCTAATTGCTGCTCTGTCATGTGTGTGCAAATGGTTTGACGATCTTTCAAAGCAAGTTCTATGGAAAGAATTTTGTAAAACGAGAGCTCCGAAGATGATGCTTGATCTGCAATCTAGTGGAAGCCACAGTGTTGATGGGAACTGGAGGGCTCTGGGGAAGCTTCTTATATTCTGTTCAGGTTGCAGGCAAGGCAGTTTGTTCAATAACGTTCAGGTTCCTGGCCATTTTGTTAACAAGACTCGATTTTCTAGAACATCAGGAAAGAGCTTTCTCATGCCACAATGCATAAATGATGTTTTGTATGTGTCTGATCCTTGTGAGCATATTGGCCAAAGTGAAGAGGGCGATTTAGGATTCTTCCGAGGAATTTTCAAGTCTTTTGCATCCTCAAATGTCAGGAGGATGCTAATTAACAGAGGCGCACAGCTTCATCAAACCGAGATTTGCCCGTATTGTAAGGCAAAGCTGTGGAGCATGCTGCAGGCTAATATGATTCCACAAACTGCTAGTTGCAGGTTGGGTTCCTATGAAGATTATACTGAGTATTACGTGTGCCTTAATGGTCACTTGCTTGGGGTCTGCACATTGTTACCATTGTCCGATTCAGAAGATGTGTCTGAGGAGTAA